In the Maribacter sp. MJ134 genome, one interval contains:
- a CDS encoding ATP-dependent helicase: MSTFIDELNEAQKAPVLHKDGPLMVIAGAGSGKTRVLTYRIAHLMAQGVDSFNILALTFTNKAAREMKKRIADIVGTSEAKNLWMGTFHSVFAKLLRFDGNKLGYPSNFTIYDTQDSQRLIASIIKEMGLDKDIYKYKQIQNRISSFKNSLITVKAYFNNPELMEADAMSKRPRVGDIYQNYVDRCFKAGAMDFDDLLLRTNELLTRFPDVLMKYQDRFRYILVDEYQDTNHSQYLIVKALADRFQNICVVGDDAQSIYSFRGANISNILNFQRDYENVGMYRLEQNYRSTKNIVNAANSIIAKNKNQLEKVVWTANDEGAAIKIHRSITDAEEGRFVAGSIWDNKMQNQLTNGEFAVLYRTNSQSRAIEDGLRKRDIPYRIYGGLSFYQRKEIKDVLSYLRLVINPKDEEALKRIINFPTRGIGQTTIDKLVVAANHYDRSIFEVMENIAKIDLKINAGTKRKLEDFVTMIKSFQIMNEGADAFTLAEHISKKTGILLEFKKDGTPEGIAKMENIEELLNGIKDFVEGQKELADATGDLSEFLEDVALATDLDNDTGDDDRVALMTIHLAKGLEFPYVYIVGMEEDLFPSAMSMNTRSELEEERRLFYVALTRAEKQAYLTYTQNRYRWGKLIDAEPSRFLEEIDEQYVENLTPVDGGYRYKSLIDADIFGEVDKSKLRQVKPKAGTPPLVGQPNLNQLKKLRKIKPELSRPVGNTNAIDPNLTVGSLVNHTRFGRGKVLKIKGAGNDRKAEIQFDKGDIKKLLLRFAKLELL, encoded by the coding sequence TTGAGTACGTTTATAGATGAATTAAATGAAGCCCAGAAGGCACCCGTTTTACATAAAGATGGTCCCTTAATGGTTATTGCCGGGGCAGGTTCTGGCAAAACAAGGGTGCTTACCTATAGAATAGCCCATTTGATGGCGCAGGGGGTAGATTCCTTTAATATTTTGGCCTTGACCTTTACGAACAAGGCCGCGCGCGAAATGAAAAAACGTATCGCGGACATTGTGGGTACGTCTGAAGCTAAGAACCTTTGGATGGGTACCTTTCACTCGGTTTTTGCCAAGTTACTACGCTTTGATGGTAACAAACTGGGCTACCCAAGTAATTTTACGATTTACGATACACAAGATTCGCAAAGACTCATTGCTTCTATTATTAAAGAAATGGGTCTTGATAAGGACATTTATAAATACAAGCAGATTCAAAACAGGATATCGTCCTTTAAGAACAGCCTTATCACGGTGAAGGCTTATTTTAACAATCCTGAACTCATGGAGGCAGATGCGATGTCCAAAAGACCAAGGGTAGGGGATATTTACCAGAATTATGTAGACCGGTGCTTTAAGGCCGGTGCCATGGATTTTGATGATTTACTACTCAGGACTAATGAATTATTGACCCGCTTCCCCGATGTTCTCATGAAGTATCAAGACCGGTTCCGGTATATTCTGGTAGATGAGTACCAGGATACGAATCACTCCCAGTATCTAATCGTAAAGGCTTTGGCCGATCGTTTTCAAAATATCTGTGTGGTAGGGGACGATGCGCAAAGTATCTATTCGTTCAGAGGGGCGAACATTAGTAATATTTTAAATTTTCAGCGCGATTATGAAAACGTAGGCATGTACCGTTTGGAGCAGAATTATCGCTCTACCAAAAACATCGTTAACGCGGCAAACTCCATAATTGCCAAGAATAAGAATCAATTAGAGAAAGTGGTATGGACCGCGAATGACGAGGGTGCCGCCATTAAAATACACCGCAGTATAACTGATGCCGAAGAAGGTAGGTTCGTTGCAGGCTCCATTTGGGATAACAAGATGCAAAATCAGCTGACTAATGGTGAATTTGCCGTTCTGTACCGGACCAATTCCCAGTCTAGGGCTATTGAGGATGGCTTACGAAAAAGGGACATTCCCTACAGAATATATGGCGGACTCTCTTTTTATCAACGGAAAGAAATAAAGGACGTACTATCTTATTTACGATTGGTTATAAACCCTAAGGATGAAGAAGCGCTAAAACGTATCATTAATTTCCCAACAAGGGGTATTGGGCAAACCACCATCGATAAGCTCGTAGTAGCAGCGAATCATTATGACCGTTCTATTTTTGAGGTCATGGAGAATATTGCTAAAATAGACCTTAAGATAAATGCGGGTACCAAAAGAAAATTAGAGGATTTCGTTACCATGATCAAAAGTTTTCAGATTATGAACGAAGGAGCGGATGCGTTTACCTTGGCGGAACATATCTCTAAAAAAACGGGTATACTTCTAGAATTTAAAAAGGATGGGACTCCGGAAGGTATCGCCAAGATGGAGAATATTGAAGAATTACTGAACGGTATAAAAGATTTTGTCGAGGGACAAAAGGAACTGGCAGATGCTACTGGAGACTTAAGCGAGTTTCTAGAGGATGTAGCCTTGGCGACCGATTTAGATAACGATACAGGAGATGATGACCGTGTGGCTTTAATGACCATTCATTTGGCTAAAGGTCTTGAGTTTCCCTACGTGTATATCGTAGGTATGGAAGAAGATTTGTTTCCTTCTGCCATGAGCATGAACACACGTAGTGAATTGGAAGAAGAGCGTAGGCTCTTTTATGTGGCCCTAACCAGAGCGGAAAAACAAGCCTATTTAACTTATACACAAAACAGGTACCGTTGGGGAAAGTTAATCGATGCGGAACCAAGTCGGTTTTTAGAGGAGATTGATGAGCAATACGTAGAGAACTTAACTCCAGTAGATGGAGGATATCGTTATAAGTCACTGATAGATGCCGATATCTTCGGTGAAGTAGACAAGTCAAAATTAAGACAGGTAAAGCCAAAAGCCGGCACACCACCCCTTGTAGGTCAGCCTAATTTAAACCAGTTAAAGAAATTACGTAAGATAAAACCAGAACTTTCTAGACCCGTAGGTAATACCAATGCGATAGACCCAAATTTGACTGTGGGTTCCTTGGTGAACCATACACGTTTTGGTCGTGGTAAGGTATTGAAGATTAAGGGTGCGGGAAATGATAGAAAAGCTGAAATACAGTTTGATAAAGGGGATATTAAAAAACTGCTATTGCGGTTTGCTAAGTTAGAGCTGCTTTAA
- a CDS encoding DsrE family protein, whose amino-acid sequence MRRRLLMPSFFYLFTIGIVTNCLAQAKQSGPVIEEFGKVWRIENTDFKVDTTKTYKAVFDIMNSPEDVSQRNASLETAARFLNMHAQSGIPLNQLKVALVVHNKASKDVITSEAYKRKYNVENPNEKMLQELMGAGAEVIFCGQSSVSRDFPKEELIAGVQLSLSAMTALIQLQNENYRLIKF is encoded by the coding sequence ATGCGTCGAAGACTATTAATGCCCTCTTTTTTTTACCTTTTCACCATCGGAATTGTTACGAATTGCTTGGCTCAAGCAAAACAAAGTGGTCCGGTAATAGAAGAATTTGGAAAAGTATGGCGTATAGAAAACACGGATTTTAAAGTAGATACCACAAAGACCTACAAAGCCGTGTTTGACATCATGAACTCGCCTGAGGATGTTTCACAAAGAAATGCAAGCTTGGAAACAGCAGCTCGTTTTTTAAATATGCACGCACAGAGCGGTATTCCTCTAAATCAGCTTAAAGTAGCGTTGGTTGTCCATAATAAGGCATCGAAAGATGTCATTACTTCTGAAGCCTACAAACGTAAATACAATGTTGAAAACCCAAATGAGAAGATGCTACAAGAATTAATGGGCGCTGGCGCAGAAGTTATTTTTTGTGGACAATCTTCCGTTTCTAGGGATTTTCCAAAGGAAGAATTAATTGCCGGTGTACAGCTCTCCTTATCTGCCATGACGGCATTAATACAATTACAGAACGAGAATTATAGATTGATTAAATTTTAA
- a CDS encoding amidohydrolase, with product MRKLGVLALLLFAFSLQAQGPNLSKDYEAIESKVIDWRRDIHQNPELGNREFKTAEKIAKHLKSLGIEVQTGVAHTGVVGLLKGDMPGKVVALRADIDALPVTERNDLPYKSTVTSTFMGEDVGVMHACGHDTHTAILMGVAEVMSKNKDKIKGTVKFIFQPAEEGPPPGEEGGALLMVKEGVMQNPKVDAIFGLHINSQTPVGTIRYKSGGTMAAAQSFTIKVKGKQSHGSQPWSGVDPILISAKIIDGLQTIISRETNLTNEAAVITVGKIKSGVRFNIIPESAEMIGTIRTLDYDMKDKLNKRMVEMVSTIAKAYGGEATCEIKDATDITYNNPELVEQMLPTMRRVAGEANIQTQKAITGAEDFSYFQREAPGFFFFLGGMTPGNTESFPHHTPDFKIDDSDLLLGVRTLTEMSLDYLNSDKTPRLDTKPKG from the coding sequence ATGAGAAAATTAGGAGTATTGGCTTTATTGCTATTTGCCTTTTCCTTGCAAGCACAAGGACCCAATTTAAGTAAGGATTATGAGGCTATAGAAAGTAAGGTTATTGATTGGAGAAGAGATATCCACCAAAATCCAGAGTTAGGAAATCGCGAATTTAAAACTGCGGAGAAAATTGCCAAGCATCTGAAATCATTGGGTATTGAAGTACAAACAGGTGTTGCCCATACCGGTGTTGTAGGGCTACTAAAAGGTGACATGCCCGGTAAAGTTGTAGCCTTACGTGCCGATATTGATGCGCTGCCCGTGACCGAGCGTAACGATTTGCCTTACAAATCTACCGTTACCTCTACCTTTATGGGCGAGGATGTTGGTGTAATGCATGCTTGTGGTCATGATACGCATACCGCTATTCTTATGGGTGTTGCAGAAGTCATGTCCAAAAACAAGGATAAAATCAAAGGCACCGTTAAGTTTATATTTCAACCCGCAGAGGAAGGTCCGCCACCTGGTGAAGAAGGTGGTGCTTTACTCATGGTAAAAGAAGGTGTTATGCAGAATCCAAAAGTAGATGCTATTTTTGGTTTACACATTAACTCCCAGACTCCGGTAGGTACTATTAGATACAAATCTGGCGGTACCATGGCCGCCGCTCAAAGCTTTACGATTAAAGTAAAAGGAAAACAAAGTCACGGTTCACAACCATGGAGCGGTGTTGACCCTATTTTGATAAGTGCCAAGATTATTGATGGACTGCAGACCATTATCAGTAGAGAAACAAACCTTACCAATGAAGCTGCCGTAATTACGGTAGGTAAGATTAAGAGTGGGGTACGTTTTAATATTATACCGGAAAGTGCGGAAATGATCGGGACCATTCGCACACTGGATTATGATATGAAAGACAAACTGAACAAACGTATGGTAGAAATGGTGAGTACCATAGCCAAAGCCTATGGTGGTGAGGCTACCTGCGAAATCAAAGATGCTACGGATATTACCTATAATAACCCGGAATTGGTAGAACAGATGTTACCGACGATGAGACGCGTTGCAGGTGAGGCCAACATCCAAACCCAAAAAGCGATTACGGGAGCGGAAGACTTTTCTTATTTCCAAAGAGAGGCTCCAGGTTTCTTCTTCTTTTTAGGGGGAATGACTCCCGGAAATACAGAATCATTTCCACATCACACACCGGATTTTAAGATTGATGACAGTGATTTATTGTTAGGCGTAAGAACCTTGACAGAAATGAGCCTAGACTATTTGAACAGTGATAAAACACCACGGTTGGATACCAAACCGAAAGGATAA
- a CDS encoding FMN-binding glutamate synthase family protein gives MSEIAALLTSLPWWTWLVLFILLVAIWDVFIQKRHTIKHNFPVVGHLRYWLESIGPEMRQYFVANNREELPFNRIERGWIYASAKQENNYEGFGSDRDLYAHQHVFVKNRMMAYQAPAGHPNLEDKSFMPCAKVMGAYNKRKRPYRPASIINVSAMSFGSLSAAAVEAMNKGVFKAGAYHNTGEGGLSPYHKQGGDVVFHFGTGYFGVRTEGGNFSMEKMKKLVADNPCIKAIEIKLSQGAKPGKGGVLPGAKITEELAEIRGVEVGKDVLSPATHKAFSNVPELMAFIEDIAQETGLPVGIKGAIGKLDQWEELADLMLKTGKGPDFITVDGGEGGTGAAPPSFADHVSLPWVYGFSSLYRVFLDRQLTDRIVFVGSGKLGFPAKAAMAFAMGVDCINVAREAMMSIGCIQAQVCHTNRCPAGIATQNKWLQKGVNVPLKSDRLAQYFKSFRKEFLEITHAAGYEHPCQFTMDDIQVNVDDNDLNRSLASTYGYNKVKVDFKGVEELKDCSYLGGK, from the coding sequence ATGTCAGAAATTGCAGCTCTATTAACTAGTCTCCCTTGGTGGACGTGGCTTGTTTTGTTTATCTTATTGGTGGCTATTTGGGATGTTTTTATCCAAAAACGGCACACCATAAAACACAACTTTCCCGTGGTGGGTCATTTGCGCTACTGGTTAGAAAGTATTGGCCCGGAAATGCGACAATATTTTGTTGCGAACAATAGGGAGGAACTACCCTTTAATCGAATAGAAAGAGGATGGATCTATGCCTCTGCCAAACAAGAGAACAATTACGAAGGATTTGGCTCCGATAGGGATTTATACGCGCATCAACATGTTTTTGTAAAAAATAGAATGATGGCCTATCAAGCACCTGCGGGTCATCCTAATCTAGAGGACAAATCATTTATGCCCTGTGCCAAGGTCATGGGCGCTTATAATAAAAGAAAACGCCCGTACAGACCTGCGAGTATTATCAACGTTTCTGCCATGAGTTTTGGCTCCTTATCCGCAGCAGCGGTAGAAGCAATGAATAAGGGAGTATTTAAAGCTGGTGCATATCATAATACGGGAGAAGGCGGATTGTCTCCCTATCATAAACAGGGGGGTGATGTAGTTTTTCATTTTGGCACAGGTTACTTCGGTGTACGTACCGAAGGTGGTAATTTCTCCATGGAAAAAATGAAAAAACTGGTGGCGGACAATCCTTGTATCAAAGCAATAGAGATAAAACTGTCGCAAGGGGCCAAACCTGGAAAGGGAGGCGTACTCCCAGGTGCAAAAATAACAGAGGAACTTGCCGAAATACGTGGGGTTGAAGTGGGTAAAGACGTACTTTCTCCTGCCACACACAAAGCATTTTCCAACGTTCCTGAACTTATGGCCTTCATCGAGGATATTGCCCAAGAAACGGGACTTCCGGTCGGCATTAAAGGAGCCATAGGTAAGCTGGACCAATGGGAAGAATTGGCGGATTTGATGTTAAAAACAGGTAAAGGCCCTGATTTCATTACCGTAGATGGTGGTGAAGGGGGTACCGGTGCGGCCCCACCTTCCTTTGCAGATCACGTTTCCTTACCTTGGGTCTATGGTTTTTCTAGTTTGTATCGTGTCTTTCTAGATAGACAACTAACGGACCGTATCGTCTTCGTAGGGAGCGGTAAGTTGGGCTTTCCTGCGAAAGCGGCCATGGCCTTTGCCATGGGAGTAGACTGTATTAATGTTGCACGAGAGGCCATGATGAGTATTGGTTGCATTCAAGCACAGGTTTGCCATACCAATAGATGCCCTGCCGGCATTGCCACACAGAACAAGTGGTTGCAAAAAGGAGTTAACGTGCCTCTAAAGTCGGACAGACTAGCGCAATATTTTAAATCGTTCCGAAAAGAGTTTCTAGAAATTACCCACGCAGCGGGCTATGAACACCCGTGTCAGTTTACCATGGACGATATTCAGGTAAATGTTGATGACAACGACCTTAACCGTAGCCTAGCCTCTACTTACGGGTACAATAAAGTTAAAGTTGACTTCAAAGGTGTGGAAGAATTAAAAGACTGTTCGTATCTTGGCGGCAAATAA
- a CDS encoding patatin family protein translates to MRALVISGGGSKGAFAGGVAQFLIQESGKKYDLFVGTSTGSLLISHLALGKVDKIKEIYSNVNQKTIFNNCPFVVRKKYGINEISINHWNVLKNLIRGKKTFGESENLRDLIRNSLTVAEFKELQESNKDVVVTVSNLSLNQVEYKSIDECTYDEFCDWIWISSNYTPFMSLVRKNGCEYADGGLGSIVPIEEAIKRGATEVDVVVLHTEVNYMNRMPSRNPFELLTTMLSFILDRIENQNIRIGKLVANQHNAIINLYYTPTILTTNSLIFDKDKMTLWWKRGYLYAKNKNEETNPIEPNENE, encoded by the coding sequence ATGAGAGCATTAGTCATTTCAGGAGGCGGAAGCAAAGGAGCCTTTGCCGGCGGAGTGGCCCAGTTTCTAATACAAGAATCGGGCAAAAAGTACGACCTTTTCGTAGGAACCTCTACAGGTAGCTTGCTTATTTCGCATTTGGCTTTGGGTAAGGTTGATAAAATCAAGGAAATCTACTCCAACGTAAACCAAAAGACCATATTCAATAACTGTCCGTTCGTAGTTCGTAAAAAATACGGCATCAATGAAATATCCATAAATCATTGGAACGTGCTTAAGAATCTTATCCGAGGAAAGAAAACCTTTGGAGAAAGTGAGAATCTTAGAGACCTCATTAGGAACAGTCTTACGGTGGCCGAGTTTAAGGAACTTCAAGAAAGTAATAAGGATGTTGTGGTTACGGTCTCCAATTTGTCTTTGAACCAAGTAGAATATAAGTCTATAGACGAGTGTACTTATGATGAATTCTGCGACTGGATTTGGATTTCATCTAACTATACCCCATTTATGAGTTTGGTACGTAAAAATGGATGCGAATATGCCGATGGTGGTCTGGGCAGTATCGTGCCTATAGAAGAGGCCATAAAAAGAGGCGCCACAGAGGTAGATGTTGTGGTATTACATACCGAAGTGAATTATATGAACCGCATGCCTTCAAGGAATCCGTTTGAACTTTTAACCACTATGTTAAGCTTTATTCTGGACCGTATTGAAAATCAGAACATACGTATAGGAAAATTAGTGGCCAACCAACATAATGCTATTATTAACCTGTATTATACGCCGACCATATTAACCACAAATTCTCTCATATTCGATAAAGATAAAATGACATTGTGGTGGAAAAGGGGGTATCTGTACGCTAAGAATAAAAATGAGGAAACCAACCCAATTGAGCCGAATGAGAATGAATAA
- a CDS encoding M1 family metallopeptidase, with protein sequence MRQCLPLIFVFFFCAITAQHQDKVDFIRADVSIELIPQEKRLKGLVSYQLKILADVDSIFLDAKNMHFSKTLLNGNPIRSENTQRIIKVYHQFKEGEQYELLLQYDCTPKQTVYFLGWDDNVEGNEQLWTQGQGKYTSHWLPSFDDMEEKVEFDLSFKSNLNKPIIIANGRIKEVKSDHKGSTITSFDMKEPMSSYLLAFVIGDYKKQELLSASGVPIENYYYPKDSLKAEPTYRYTKEIFDFLDKEIGFPYPWQNYKQVPVRDFLYAGMENTTTTIFSDTYVIDSTAFVDKNYVNVNAHELAHQWFGNLVTEKDGNHHWLHEGFATYYAYLAEKELFGNDYYYWKLYDTAVRLKSLSDKGEGEALTNPKASSLTFYEKGAWALVMLKDLVGEENFRNGVKQYLVKHQYKSVTITDFLNEVEQASGFDLSTFKSDWLERTELPFDKMKSFLRNTSSSVNLVFAMEDEFQSIQSDDLDYERYWNKSESVHFKKYLIKEYHRILPEELIFSAFETDTIPVRQTLAEVLYRISGARASSEGLKSRYETLLEDDSYLTIETALINLWSNFPEYRSVYLNRTKDIVGLPNKNVRLLWLTLALVTPEYGGVEKTRWLNELVKYTFSTYNPEVRQLAFQYLTNINAMNASVYRQLIKATNHHSWQFRNFARRLLDEKLEDDTSKMEILNAARELKRDDLRYLKTKLNLP encoded by the coding sequence ATGAGACAGTGCTTACCTCTAATTTTTGTTTTTTTCTTTTGTGCGATAACGGCCCAGCATCAGGATAAGGTCGATTTTATTCGTGCAGATGTTAGTATTGAATTGATTCCGCAGGAAAAAAGACTAAAAGGCCTTGTAAGCTACCAATTAAAAATACTTGCGGACGTAGATTCTATATTCCTGGATGCTAAGAACATGCATTTCTCTAAAACACTTCTTAATGGGAATCCAATTAGGTCGGAAAATACACAACGTATCATCAAAGTGTACCATCAATTTAAAGAAGGAGAACAGTACGAATTGCTTTTACAATATGATTGCACACCAAAACAGACCGTTTATTTCCTTGGTTGGGATGATAACGTTGAAGGCAATGAGCAGCTATGGACCCAAGGACAAGGCAAATATACCAGTCATTGGTTGCCCAGTTTTGACGATATGGAGGAGAAGGTGGAGTTCGACTTGAGTTTTAAATCAAATCTTAATAAGCCTATTATAATTGCTAACGGCAGAATCAAGGAGGTTAAAAGTGATCATAAAGGAAGCACCATCACGTCTTTCGATATGAAAGAACCCATGAGTAGTTATCTTTTAGCTTTTGTGATTGGTGACTATAAAAAACAAGAGCTGCTTTCCGCTTCAGGGGTGCCTATTGAAAATTACTACTACCCAAAGGATAGTCTTAAGGCGGAACCTACCTATCGTTACACAAAAGAAATCTTCGATTTTTTGGATAAAGAAATCGGTTTTCCCTATCCATGGCAAAATTACAAACAGGTTCCCGTTCGTGATTTTTTATACGCCGGAATGGAAAATACCACGACCACTATTTTTTCGGATACCTATGTCATTGATTCTACTGCTTTTGTAGACAAGAACTACGTAAACGTTAACGCACATGAACTGGCGCATCAATGGTTTGGGAACTTGGTGACCGAAAAAGATGGTAATCATCATTGGCTGCATGAAGGTTTTGCAACCTACTACGCGTATTTGGCGGAGAAAGAACTCTTTGGTAATGACTATTATTATTGGAAATTATACGATACCGCTGTGCGACTAAAAAGCTTATCGGATAAGGGAGAAGGGGAGGCCTTGACCAACCCTAAGGCCAGTAGTCTTACATTTTATGAAAAGGGGGCCTGGGCATTGGTGATGCTTAAGGACCTAGTGGGAGAGGAGAATTTTAGAAACGGAGTTAAACAATATCTAGTCAAACACCAATATAAAAGTGTTACCATAACCGATTTTTTGAACGAAGTAGAACAAGCAAGCGGCTTTGACTTGTCAACTTTTAAGTCAGATTGGCTAGAGCGTACGGAGCTTCCTTTTGATAAAATGAAATCCTTCCTAAGAAATACTTCATCTTCCGTTAATCTCGTCTTTGCGATGGAAGATGAATTTCAAAGTATTCAAAGTGATGATTTGGATTATGAGCGGTATTGGAACAAAAGTGAATCGGTTCACTTTAAGAAATACCTCATAAAAGAGTACCATCGAATTTTACCTGAAGAATTAATTTTTAGTGCTTTTGAAACAGATACTATACCCGTTAGACAAACTTTAGCAGAGGTTTTATATCGCATTTCTGGTGCTCGTGCATCTTCAGAAGGTTTAAAGTCCCGCTATGAAACGCTTCTAGAAGATGATAGCTATCTTACTATTGAAACGGCACTAATTAACTTATGGTCTAATTTTCCGGAATATAGAAGTGTTTATCTAAATCGTACAAAAGACATTGTTGGCCTGCCCAATAAAAATGTACGCTTACTATGGTTAACGCTTGCCTTGGTTACTCCCGAGTATGGCGGTGTGGAGAAAACTAGATGGTTAAATGAGTTGGTGAAGTATACTTTTTCTACTTACAATCCGGAGGTAAGACAGTTGGCTTTTCAGTATTTAACGAATATCAATGCAATGAATGCTAGTGTTTACCGACAACTCATAAAAGCGACCAATCACCATTCGTGGCAATTTCGGAACTTTGCAAGACGTCTTTTGGATGAAAAACTGGAAGATGACACTAGTAAAATGGAAATTCTAAATGCAGCTAGAGAACTAAAGCGTGATGATTTACGTTATCTAAAGACCAAGTTAAATTTACCATGA